One segment of Bacteroidota bacterium DNA contains the following:
- a CDS encoding MarR family transcriptional regulator: protein MKHLDLIDKLQQAWQTERPELDSSAMGIVGRTILLGELMRKSAHAVLADFGIGYTDLDVLATLRRSGIPFCLRPADLLKAILIQSGSLTACLDRLEGAGLIERVPTPNDRRSRSVQLTEKGIVLVDKAITTRFGEAEQFVNSLSSEERSALEQLLRKLLLNQSKEEN, encoded by the coding sequence ATGAAGCATTTAGACTTAATAGATAAACTGCAGCAAGCGTGGCAGACTGAACGGCCCGAACTGGACAGCAGCGCGATGGGAATTGTTGGCCGCACAATTCTGCTGGGTGAGCTTATGCGGAAGAGCGCGCACGCGGTACTTGCAGACTTTGGCATTGGCTATACGGACCTGGATGTACTCGCAACGCTACGTCGGTCGGGTATCCCTTTCTGCTTGCGGCCGGCCGACTTGCTGAAAGCCATCCTGATCCAGTCGGGCTCGCTGACCGCTTGCCTGGACCGGCTGGAGGGCGCCGGCCTCATCGAGCGGGTCCCCACCCCCAATGACAGGCGGAGCCGATCGGTACAGTTAACTGAAAAAGGCATTGTGTTGGTGGACAAGGCCATCACAACCCGGTTTGGCGAAGCTGAACAGTTTGTCAATTCCCTCTCATCAGAAGAAAGAAGCGCACTCGAGCAGCTGTTGCGAAAACTGTTGCTCAACCAATCCAAAGAGGAGAATTAA